In the Candidatus Binatia bacterium genome, one interval contains:
- a CDS encoding HAD-IA family hydrolase, which yields MGARPGALNADIQNLDEIDTVCFVLRMPIRAVSLDFGWTLAYPRQSMWEILAEVCGEAGTVASPAAIESFVRSVWSVGQQRAEEELRKGVEYSDSDEQFNAQFRFLGELVFQQLGVCGEREALLGEFFRRFWNPEHWSLFSDVKDAVRMLRAKGLRVGVTSNAPSNMPVLLERLDLLDRLDFVVVSAAEGVRKPDKRIFVRALRRAGVQADETVHLGDMYVEDLLGGRNAGLATFLMERGKHALFPSFRESEGREVLEGEIVQDLEQFVQRVLDRL from the coding sequence ATGGGCGCAAGGCCGGGAGCGCTGAATGCGGACATCCAAAATCTAGACGAGATCGATACCGTATGCTTTGTGCTCCGCATGCCGATCCGTGCTGTGTCGTTGGACTTCGGTTGGACCCTGGCATATCCACGCCAATCGATGTGGGAGATCTTGGCCGAGGTATGCGGAGAAGCCGGGACCGTAGCCAGTCCCGCTGCAATTGAATCATTCGTACGCTCCGTCTGGAGTGTTGGGCAGCAGCGCGCCGAGGAGGAGCTCCGAAAGGGAGTCGAGTACTCCGACTCTGACGAGCAGTTCAATGCACAATTCCGATTCTTAGGCGAGCTGGTCTTTCAACAGCTAGGGGTATGTGGGGAAAGGGAGGCGTTGTTGGGAGAATTCTTTCGTCGCTTCTGGAACCCCGAGCACTGGAGCCTCTTTTCGGACGTCAAGGATGCTGTGAGGATGCTGCGCGCAAAAGGACTCCGCGTCGGGGTGACCTCTAATGCCCCCTCCAATATGCCGGTTCTTTTAGAGCGGCTCGATCTTTTAGACCGGTTGGACTTTGTCGTCGTTTCCGCAGCGGAAGGTGTGCGGAAGCCTGACAAACGGATCTTCGTCCGCGCGCTACGTCGAGCTGGAGTTCAAGCTGATGAAACCGTCCATCTGGGTGATATGTACGTCGAAGACCTGCTGGGGGGCCGGAATGCGGGCTTGGCAACCTTCTTGATGGAGAGAGGCAAACACGCACTCTTCCCTAGTTTTCGTGAATCCGAAGGTCGCGAAGTACTAGAGGGCGAAATTGTGCAAGACTTGGAACAATTCGTCCAGCGCGTGCTCGATCGCTTGTAA